The nucleotide sequence GCCGTCGACCGTGAGGTAAGCCTCCTCCTGCGTCTGCTTCACCTCGATGACGATCTCGCTCTTGTCCGGCACGACCAGCGCGCGGTTGGTGAGCGAGTGCGGCGAGACCGGCGTGATGACGAACGCGTCCACGCTCGGGCCCAGTACCGGCCCTCCGGCTGCCAGGGAATACGCGGTCGAGCCGGTCGGCGTGGCCACGATGATGCCGTCGGCCTTGTAGTTGGAGACGAACTGCCCGTTCACCAGGACGTCGAAGTCCACGATGCGCGCCAGCGCCGCCTTGTTCACCACGATGTCGTTGAGCGCGTCCCAGGCCTCCACGCACTGCCCGCCGCGCACGAGCTGGCAGTGCAGCATGGCGCGCCGGTCGGTGACGGCCTTGTTCGCGGCGACCGCGTCGAGCGTGGTCTCCAGCTCTTCCAGCCGGCTCTCGGTCATGAAGCCGAGCGAGCCGAGGTTGACGCCCAGGATCGGGATGCCGGCCTTGGCCACGGCGCGCGCCGCCGCCAGCATGGTGCCGTCGCCGCCCAGTACGACGACGAACTCCGGCTTGCGCGCCGGGACCTCCTCACGCGCGATGCACTCGATGCCCGCCAGCGCGAAGCAAGTCGCCTCGTCGGCGATGACCGCGTACTGGTGATGCTTGAGCCACTTCACCAGCCGGGTCACGGCGTCCGGCAGTTGCGGGCGCCCCGGCTTCGAGATGATGGCGACGGTCTTCATGGCAGATGGCAGATCTCAGATCGCAGAATAAACCGCGTGCAGCAGGAATTCCTGGTTGCCTTCGGCTCCCGTGATCGGGGAGTCGATCACGTCGAGCTTCGTACCGCCGAGCGCTTCGACCGCCTCGCGTACCCGCTTGATGGCCGCCG is from Terriglobales bacterium and encodes:
- a CDS encoding NAD(+)/NADH kinase; amino-acid sequence: MKTVAIISKPGRPQLPDAVTRLVKWLKHHQYAVIADEATCFALAGIECIAREEVPARKPEFVVVLGGDGTMLAAARAVAKAGIPILGVNLGSLGFMTESRLEELETTLDAVAANKAVTDRRAMLHCQLVRGGQCVEAWDALNDIVVNKAALARIVDFDVLVNGQFVSNYKADGIIVATPTGSTAYSLAAGGPVLGPSVDAFVITPVSPHSLTNRALVVPDKSEIVIEVKQTQEEAYLTVDGQTGVPLRRGDRIACKKSEHAIQLLHLPQRSFFDVLRTKLKWGER